The DNA segment ATCTGAAGCTGAAGGATAATATAATTTTCTTTAAATCTCCATCAGAGAGCAAAAAGGTTCAGCTTTTACTTAGATGTAGTTGTTTAATATACACACCAACCAATGAACATTTTGGAATTGTACCTCTTGAAGCAATGATGGCAAGGAAGCCAGTTATAGCTTGTAAcagtggtggtccaagagagaCCATAAGTCATGGTCAAAACGGATATTTATGTGAACCCAATCCGGAAAATTTAGCAGAGTATatgttcaaaataatgaatgatAATAATTTCGATGAAATGGGACAGAAAGGAAGTCTTAGGTTAGCAAATtcattttctaatgaattattttccAAAAAGTTGAAAACTATTATATCAGATGCTTTAAAAAACGGAACTTCATGACTGTACACCTTGGAAACAAAATAATAAATCTTTATTCATTCAAGTAACACTAACTtgaaaatcattccaaaatgaaaatttttttgtaaatattaCTCTAACTTCAAAGCTGAAAGACCATAATTTATTGAGGTATCTGAAGAGAATGACCATTTATTTGTCAGAACTGAATATCTGAAACCATGTACCAACGTTGTTTGacatttatctgaaataaaaaataatttcaatctgGAAATAtccaaattcatttttctttcaCCCTCACTAGTACTCTTATATGAAGACAAAATAAAAGGAAATAAATAGTTACATTTTTCAAGTATCCTTTGTACTTCATGTGGCTCTGTGAATTTCTCTATCTGATGTGTTCCTCTAGGAACCAACTTTATGCACTCAGCGATTCTTATTCCCAAAATATCAGCTAAAAGTGTCTTATTCATAGTTGTTATAATAATACTCCCTCCAGGCTTCAAGCACTCAACACACATCTTTAGGAAATTTTCCCTATTCGACACATGTTCAAGAATTTCAGAAGCCACAACTGCATCATATTTTCCTTTATTTCCAACGACATGATCTTCAATAGATGATGCAACATAGGAAACATTTTCTAAACAACTTTCTGTAGAATGTTTTTTGGCTACTTCGACTGCTTGAGTATCAGCATCTAAACCAGTTACTTTTGCTCCCAATTTAGATAATGGTTCAGATAAGAGACCtcctaaaaattcattcaaattttcGTATCTTTATCACTCATCCGATTGTTAACTTCTCACCTCCACAACCTACATCAAGTATATATAGATCTTTCAGAACATTGGAGGTA comes from the Coccinella septempunctata chromosome 2, icCocSept1.1, whole genome shotgun sequence genome and includes:
- the LOC123308703 gene encoding ubiquinone biosynthesis O-methyltransferase; this translates as MKMNAGKISLRFIKNIRYLSSNSSIDQNEIVLFNKLSADWWNETGAFKPLHSFNKIRIPFIRESLVQNGSVKKELINTSNVLKDLYILDVGCGGGLLSEPLSKLGAKVTGLDADTQAVEVAKKHSTESCLENVSYVASSIEDHVVGNKGKYDAVVASEILEHVSNRENFLKMCVECLKPGGSIIITTMNKTLLADILGIRIAECIKLVPRGTHQIEKFTEPHEVQRILEKYKCQTTLVHGFRYSVLTNKWSFSSDTSINYGLSALKLE